One genomic region from Salvia hispanica cultivar TCC Black 2014 chromosome 2, UniMelb_Shisp_WGS_1.0, whole genome shotgun sequence encodes:
- the LOC125207066 gene encoding F-box/LRR-repeat protein At3g26922-like, producing MAEDRLSQLPDDILHLILDKIGIFQAVETAILSERWKKLWRSLPALRFHFSLPKDSYLSPCEHNRSQVLSHCHRVSRFLSRRDASAAVRAFHLSFRSNNASAAAHVLDLSLGINSHLDGGVESSFVEDCARYAIHHGVRSLHLHCHDLRQTWLPAEIFACKTLKELDLRDFIVNHKELDLPELEKLTLLKYLVLVPLVINAPKLRLLKLYGRIAVERIHAPLLTSLTYKSSDAWECADADLPVLEHVYLDIHKSRYCRDQNHTNFLAMLHQLRNATTVSLTLDTIKVEHSPNLLVIADEDDMAEEGYDFVVYEDGYEYGNA from the exons ATGGCGGAAGACCGATTGAGCCAACTCCCTGATGATATTCTTCATCTCATCCTCGACAAGATCGGCATATTTCAGGCTGTGGAGACGGCTATTCTCTCCGAGCGATGGAAAAAGCTGTGGCGTTCCCTCCCCGCCCTCCGCTTCCACTTCAGCCTCCCCAAAGACAGCTACCTCTCCCCCTGTGAGCACAACAGATCCCAAGTGCTCTCTCACTGCCACCGCGTCTCCCGATTTCTCTCTCGCCGCGATGCCTCAGCCGCTGTCCGCGCCTTCCACCTCTCATTCCGCAGCAACAATGCCTCAGCCGCTGCCCACGTCTTGGACCTCTCATTAGGCATCAATTCTCACCTAGACGGCGGAGTTGAGAGTTCATTCGTGGAGGATTGCGCCCGCTACGCCATCCATCACGGCGTCCGATCCCTCCACCTCCACTGCCACGACTTGAGACAGACGTGGCTGCCCGCGGAGATCTTTGCCTGCAAGACGCTCAAGGAGCTCGACCTCAGAGATTTCATTGTCAACCACAAGGAGCTCGACCTCCCCGAATTGGAGAAGCTTACTCTCCTCAAGTATTTGGTTCTTGTCCCTCTTGTTATAAATGCTCCAAAGCTTAGACTTCTTAAACTCTACGGCCGCATTGCCGTTGAACGGATTCATGCTCCGTTGCTTACCTCCCTTACGTACAAGTCTTCGGACGCTTGGGAGTGTGCGGATGCGGATCTCCCAGTGTTGGAACACGTCTATTTAGACATTCATAAGAGTAGATACTGTCGCGATCAAAACCACACCAACTTTCTTGCTATGCTTCACCAATTACGGAATGCAACCACCGTTTCACTAACGTTGGACACCATCAAG GTCGAGCATTCTCctaatttattagttataGCCGACGAAGACGATATGGCCGAAGAAGGCTATGACTTTGTAGTCTACGAAGACGGATACGAGTATGGAAATgcttga
- the LOC125207064 gene encoding probable leucine-rich repeat receptor-like serine/threonine-protein kinase At3g14840, protein MLGFWRFIPLLLLVSLVSGAAVLPSDEVESLRVIAKRLGKTDWDFSVDPCSGLSGWATPNPVRGSENAVTCNCTFDNNTTCHVTSIILKAQSLNGSIPLELVRLPFLQVIDLTRNYLNGTIPPQWGSMNLVNISMFGNRISGSIPKELANITTLQELVLECNQLTGTIPPELGNFPQIRRLLFSSNNLTGELPTSLAKLATLADFRISDNYFKGSIPDFIQNWTNLEKVAIQASGLAGPIPSGIASLTKLTDVRISDLNGNDSSLPSLSPLKNIKTLILRSCNIVGTLPEYIGDLTTLKVLDLSYNKLTGPIPESFVHLANTDFVYLTGNSLSGPLPAWMLKDGDRIDLSYNNLTSGSLPAECRPRNLNLFASSKGNTVGVASCLSRSCEKKYHSLHINCGGGHEVDDKGASYDEDTNSGGPSDFYLGRTNWGFSSTGHFLDDDRTTDSFTWQNTSSISGQNEKLYRNARLSPLSLTYYGFCLINGNYTVNLHFAEIMFTDDRTYSSLGRRIFDVYIQGKLVLKDFDIELEAGGVNKPLIKNFTVVVTDTTLDIHFYWAGKGTSGIPVRGVYGPLVSAISVNPSIVGIKVEK, encoded by the exons ATGTTAGGTTTTTGGAGGTTTATTCCGTTGCTTTTGCTCGTGAGCTTGGTTTCCGGAGCAGCTGTTTTGCCCTCTGATGAAG TGGAATCGCTGAGGGTGATAGCGAAGAGGTTAGGGAAGACGGATTGGGATTTTAGCGTGGATCCATGCAGCGGGTTGTCGGGTTGGGCGACCCCGAACCCGGTTAGAGGCAGCGAAAATGCAGTCACTTGCAACTGCACGTTCGATAATAACACTACCTGCCACGTCACAAGCAt AATTTTGAAGGCCCAGAGCCTTAATGGATCAATCCCACTCGAGCTCGTCAGACTTCCATTCCTTCAAGTGAT TGACCTCACTCGGAACTACCTCAACGGCACCATCCCTCCACAATGGGGTTCCATGAATCTTGTAAACAT TTCTATGTTCGGGAACCGTATAAGCGGTTCGATACCAAAAGAGCTCGCCAACATCACTACACTCCAAGAGCT tgTTTTGGAGTGCAATCAGCTGACCGGAACCATTCCTCCCGAGTTGGGAAATTTTCCTCAAATCCGTCGATT GCTGTTTTCTTCCAACAATCTAACCGGAGAGTTACCCACGAGTCTAGCAAAATTGGCCACTTTGGCAGACTT TCGTATTAGCGATAATTATTTCAAAGGAAGCATACCGGATTTTATTCAGAACTGGACAAATTTGGAAAAAGT AGCGATTCAGGCTAGTGGTCTAGCTGGGCCAATCCCTTCTGGTATTGCTTCGTTAACCAAATTGACAGACGT GAGAATCAGCGACTTGAACGGGAATGATTCAAGTTTACCGTCTCTTAGtccattgaaaaatataaagacTCT GATATTGAGAAGTTGCAATATTGTCGGGACGTTGCCAGAGTATATTGGAGATTTGACGACACTTAAAGTATT AGATCTAAGTTACAACAAGTTAACAGGACCGATTCCCGAGAGCTTTGTTCACCTAGCAAACACGGACTTCGT CTATTTAACTGGGAATTCTCTGAGTGGGCCGCTGCCAGCTTGGATGCTGAAAGACGGGGACAGAAT TGACTTGTCTTACAACAACCTTACATCTGGAAGCTTACCAGCAGAGTGTCGGCCGCGTAACCT AAACCTGTTTGCTAGCTCGAAAGGAAACACCGT TGGTGTTGCTTCGTGCTTAAGCAGAAGCTGTGAGAAAA AGTATCACTCTCTCCACATAAACTGTGGAGGAGGGCATGAAGTGGATGACAAAGGAGCTAGCTACGACGAGGATACAAATTCGGGTGGGCCTTCGGATTTCTACTTAGGTAGGACAAACTGGGGATTCAGCAGCACCGGTCACTTCTTGGATGACGATCGCACTACAGACTCCTTCACCTGGCAAAATACCTCGAGCATTTCTGGACAGAACGAGAAGCTCTACAGAAATGCACGCCTTTCTCCCCTCTCGTTGACATACTACggattttgtttgataaacGGAAACTACACAGTAAACCTTCACTTTGCGGAGATCATGTTTACTGATGACAGAACATATAGTAGCCTCGGAAGGCGTATATTTGACGTCTACATTCAG GGGAAGCTGGTGCTGAAGGATTTCGACATTGAACTCGAAGCAGGAGGAGTGAACAAGCCACTCATTAAAAACTTCACTGTAGTTGTTACTGATACTACCTTGGACATTCACTTCTACTGGGCTGGAAAGGGTACAAGTGGCATTCCTGTTCGCGGAGTCTATGGTCCTCTCGTTTCAGCCATATCCGTCAATCCTAGTATTGTTGGAATAAAGGTTGAGAAATGA
- the LOC125207065 gene encoding uncharacterized protein LOC125207065: MAETAALGIIDEIHAFVSDRLQVISYKWLSRNFLVSSNAAKRLLEEFVEKHGDGLAVIYSLSGWLKSNPTTYHIRLVPSHMLSDAKEEFDGKCSVQVYSIQACLPKDPATLWNHEFVQAEDLFKQPATLDNCLRDNRFCGVSNSFVKRTVGGTPLGTGSIQMKSTRVSGLSSSSIPQATADPRSIQKNSQNAGLNPGAQPPNTAKPVKTEGNVKPDLAQVAEKEKVPRPLPNNKKGQNNKNSSGSGGSLASMWGRASAKPKPDACLVQAEKAKQGSSVSAEAQICARESAEHEISDDDDDDKAFSARRTSNGEGSRKRRAVPPAVRKSPAVGNAAPANQAGKAGNKKAAIKDPKQGNLFSFFKKA; the protein is encoded by the exons ATGGCCGAAACCGCTGCTCTTGGAATTATAGATGAGATCCATGCCTTCGTCTCCGATAGGCTTCAAGTG ATTTCCTACAAATGGCTGAGTCGAAATTTTTTGGTTTCCTCCAATGCTGCAAAGAG ACTGCTAGAGGAATTCGTTGAAAAGCATGGGGATGGATTAGCAGTGATTTACTCTTTATCTGGCTGGCTGAAGAGTAACCCTACGACCTACCATATAAGGCTTGTCCCCAGTCATATGCTTTCAG ATGCTAAGGAAGAGTTCGATGGAAAATGCTCTGTTCAAGTTTACAGTATACAGGCCTGCCTCCCTAAGGATCCAGCAACGCTTTGGAATCATGAGTTCGTTCAGGCTGAAGATCTTTTTAAGCAGCCAGCAACTCTTGATAATTGTTTACGAGATAACAG GTTTTGTGGAGTTTCAAATTCATTTGTTAAGAGAACAGTAGGAGGAACACCTTTGGGCACTGGAAGCATTCAGATGAAATCAACTAGAGTCTCAGGTCTGTCGAGCAGTTCTATTCCTCAAGCTACAGCTGATCCACGGTCTATTCAGAAAAATTCTCAGAATGCTGGTTTAAATCCAGGGGCTCAGCCCCCTAACACTGCAAAACCTGTGAAAACTGAAGGAAACGTAAAGCCAGATCTAGCACAGGTagcagaaaaagaaaaagttccTCGGCCACTCCCTAACAACAAAAAAggccaaaataataaaaactctTCTGGAAGTGGAGGTTCATTAGCTAGCATGTGGGGTCGTGCATCAGCAAAGCCTAAACCTGATGCTTGCTTGGTCCAAGCTGAGAAAGCCAAACAAGGATCTTCTG TCAGTGCGGAAGCTCAAATTTGTGCTCGTGAATCAGCAGAGCAtgaaattagtgatgatgatgacgacgACAAAGCTTTCAGCGCAAGGAGGACCTCTAATGGTGAAGGCAGTAGAAAGAGAAGAGCTGT GCCCCCGGCTGTTCGTAAGTCGCCAGCAGTGGGGAACGCTGCTCCAGCTAACCAAGCCGGGAAAGCCGGAAACAAGAAGGCAGCAATTAAGGATCCTAAGCAAGGGAATCTcttctcatttttcaaaaaggcTTGA
- the LOC125205622 gene encoding ubiquitin domain-containing protein 1-like, protein MGCAGSSQTKAKGGVNRIKKPRSWKHPQPITVSQLIQLRDEFWDTAPHYGGRKETWDALRAAAEADPKHAQVIVKSAGIILQNPDMTVCFDERGARYELPKYVLSEPKNLIRNS, encoded by the exons ATGGGATGTGCCGGATCCTCGCAGACGAAGGCaaaag GAGGCGTTAACCGGATAAAGAAACCGAGGTCGTGGAAACATCCACAGCCGATCACCGTAAGTCAGCTGATACAGCTGAGAGACGAGTTCTGGGATACTGCACCTCACTATGGTGGTAGGAAAG AAACCTGGGATGCACTCAGAGCAGCAGCGGAAGCTGATCCAAAACATGCTCAGGTGATTGTGAAGAGTGCCGGAATCATACTGCAGAATCCTGATATGACAGTGTGTTTCGACGAAAGAG GTGCAAGATATGAATTGCCTAAGTACGTTTTGAGCGAGCCCAAGAACCTGATTCGAAATTCTTGA
- the LOC125205623 gene encoding probable LRR receptor-like serine/threonine-protein kinase At1g53430, producing the protein MDFPLSRGANFVGKIVLVGLLASLLLRCDAQLLPEEEVQVLQTISSKLGNTYWNYLNQSSCNGGFNQTFLRNIYSGIVCNCSYNSSTVCHVTHMYARIKF; encoded by the exons ATGGATTTTCCTCTCTCCAGAGGGGCGAATTTCGTGGGGAAAATCGTGCTGGTAGGTCTGCTTGCAAGTTTGCTTCTGAGGTGCGACGCTCAACTTCTGCCTGAGGAGGAAG TTCAAGTTCTTCAAACAATATCCTCAAAGCTTGGCAACACTTATTGGAACTATCTTAATCAAAGCTCTTGCAATGGTGGATTTAACCAGACCTTTCTGCGGAATATATACAGCGGCATAGTGTGCAACTGTTCCTATAATAGCAGTACCGTTTGCCACGTAACTCACATGTATGCTCGTATTAAATTTTAA
- the LOC125205621 gene encoding LOW QUALITY PROTEIN: probable LRR receptor-like serine/threonine-protein kinase At1g53440 (The sequence of the model RefSeq protein was modified relative to this genomic sequence to represent the inferred CDS: inserted 2 bases in 1 codon), with translation MSGKFPEFIGNWTRMERLLMQGTSMEGPIPAAISQLKNMTELRITDVKGTAMSFPNLRNMTAMKDLVLRNCSITDTIPPYIGGMTEIDSLDLSFNMLSGEIPVNFQDLTGMRYMFLSHNLLTGAIPGWIVSSRQYMDLSYNNFTEYPTALGCQFATVNLVASHSPSSSNSASWCLQRDLPCPSSANHHTLYINCGGERVSFEGNDYEENAVGVGPAHFASNDRWGYSSTGTYAANXDSGRFVARNDTPLSPGDAPFYETARLSPSSLKYYGFCMRSGSYKVRLHFAEIMYSDNSNFSSLGERIFDVAIQGQVVLTDFNIAEEAKGVRKGIFRDFNVDVNSSTLEIHLYWTGKGTTAIPDRGVYGPLISAIAVTPNFSVSTGGLSTGAIVGIVIASVAVFVLLILLVLWWRGCFGEKDYGDSELRGLDLLTGKFTLRQMKAATNNFDNANKIGEGGFGSVYKGTLSDGTVIAVKQLSAKSKQGNREFVTEIGMISALEHPNLVRLYGCCIESNQLLLIYEYLENNCLARALFGKPEQRLDINWATRKKICIGIAKGLAYLHEESRLKIVHRDIKATNVLLDKELNAKISDFGLAKLDEEEDTHISTRIAGTVGYMAPEYAMRGYLTDKADVYSFGIVLLETVSGKSNTNYRPKEEFVYLLDWAYVLHEQGSLLELVDPVLGSDYSKKEALRMLNLALLCANPSPTLRPSMSSAVRMLEGKIPVQAPIVKKSGTDEDMRFKAFEILSQDSQSRATTQSEESREQRGVSMDGPWIDTSISKEESMDHSSGARLLPDDQNI, from the exons ATGTCAGGGAAATTTCCTGAATTTATTGGAAACTGGACCCGAATGGAGAGACT ACTCATGCAAGGGACATCAATGGAGGGTCCTATTCCTGCAGCAATATCCCAATTGAAAAACATGACAGAACT GAGGATAACTGATGTCAAAGGAACTGCCATGAGTTTCCCCAATTTGCGGAACATGACAGCCATGAAGGATTT GGTCTTAAGAAATTGCTCAATTACTGATACAATCCCACCATACATAGGAGGCATGACTGAAATAGACTCTCT AGACCTCAGTTTCAATATGTTGAGTGGTGAGATCCCAGTCAACTTCCAAGACCTAACGGGCATGAGATACAT GTTCTTGTCTCACAACTTGCTAACTGGAGCGATACCTGGTTGGATCGTGAGTAGCAGACAATATAT GGATCTTTCTTACAACAATTTCACAGAATACCCTACTGCACTTGGCTGCCAGTTTGCAACTGT AAATTTAGTTGCAAGTCATTCACCTTCATCTAGCAATTC GGCCTCGTGGTGTTTGCAACGAGACCTTCCATGCCCCAGTAGCGCCAACC ATCACACACTATACATAAATTGTGGAGGAGAAAGAGTTAGCTTTGAAGGAAATGATTACGAGGAGAACGCAGTTGGTGTAGGCCCTGCACACTTCGCATCTAATGATAGATGGGGATATAGCAGCACGGGGACGTACGCTGCAAA TGACAGTGGCAGATTTGTTGCAAGAAATGATACTCCACTGTCACCTGGGGATGCACCATTTTATGAAACAGCTCGTCTTTCCCCTTCTTCACTAAAATATTATGGATTTTGCATGCGCAGTGGTAGCTATAAAGTGCGTCTTCATTTTGCTGAGATAATGTATTCTGATAACTCCAACTTTAGCAGCCTCGGTGAGAGGATATTTGATGTGGCAATACAA GGGCAAGTGGTTTTGACAGACTTTAATATTGCGGAGGAAGCTAAGGGTGTTAGGAAAGGTATTTTTAGAGATTTCAATGTCGATGTGAATAGTAGCACATTGGAGATCCATTTATACTGGACTGGAAAGGGGACAACAGCCATTCCTGACAGAGGTGTATATGGACCCCTGATATCTGCAATTGCAGTGACGCCAA ATTTTAGCGTTAGTACAGGGGGGCTATCCACTGGAGCTATTGTTGGGATCGTTATAGCTTCAGTCGCTGTCTTTGTGCTGTTGATTTTACTTGTTCTTTGGTGGAGAGGTTGTTTCGGAGAAAAAGACTATGGAGATAGTG AACTTCGAGGGCTTGATCTATTAACTGGAAAATTCACTTTAAGACAAATGAAAGCTGCGACAAACAACTTTGATAATGCTAACAAGATCGGTGAAGGAGGATTTGGGTCTGTCTATAAG GGTACCCTCTCTGATGGCACCGTAATTGCGGTTAAGCAGCTCTCAGCTAAGTCAAAACAAGGAAATCGGGAATTTGTCACTGAAATCGGAATGATATCTGCCTTGGAACATCCCAACCTTGTTAGGCTCTATGGCTGTTGTATAGAATCAAACCAGTTGCTACTGATCTACGAATACCTGGAGAACAACTGTCTTGCTCGAGCTCTCTTTg GTAAACCGGAACAAAGATTGGACATAAACTGGGCAACAAGAAAGAAGATATGCATAGGAATTGCAAAGGGGCTTGCATATCTCCACGAAGAATCTAGGCTGAAAATCGTCCATAGAGACATAAAGGCCACTAACGTTCTTCTTGATAAAGAACTGAACGCCAAGATATCGGATTTTGGTCTGGCGAAACTTGATGAAGAGGAGGATACTCATATCAGCACGCGTATTGCTGGAACTGT AGGTTATATGGCACCCGAGTACGCGATGAGGGGCTATCTCACAGACAAAGCTGACGTTTACAGCTTTGGAATCGTGCTGCTGGAAACCGTCAGTGGAAAAAGCAACACTAACTATAGGCCGAAAGAGGAGTTTGTGTACCTTCTTGATTGG GCATACGTGCTACACGAGCAAGGGAGTCTTCTGGAGCTCGTGGACCCGGTTCTTGGTTCAGACTACTCGAAGAAGGAGGCACTCCGGATGCTAAACTTGGCGCTGCTGTGCGCCAACCCCTCCCCGACTCTAAGACCTTCCATGAGCTCAGCAGTGCGCATGCTGGAAGGCAAGATCCCGGTTCAAGCTCCAATTGTGAAGAAGAGTGGAACCGACGAGGACATGAGATTCAAAGCGTTCGAGATACTGTCACAGGATAGCCAAAGCCGCGCGACGACACAGTCGGAGGAGAGCAGGGAGCAGAGGGGTGTCTCAATGGATGGACCATGGATTGATACCTCCATTTCCAAAGAGGAAAGTATGGATCATTCTTCAGGAGCTAGGCTTCTTCCAGATGATCaaaacatatag